Genomic window (Arthrobacter sp. StoSoilA2):
GCCATGGAACGAAGGAGTCCCAGGGAGTCGGTTCGCGGCCATCCAGCAAACCGTCGACGGCGGTCACGGCACCAACCAGCGCGGCGGGCGCGGCCGCGGCATAGAGGGAAGGCATGCCCTCAAAGTGCGACGCAGCGAACAGCACCGACGCCAGAACCAGGACGGCAAAACCGCTCAGCGACAGGGACGTCGCCAGAGCCAACAATCCGCCGGCAGTGGTGAAGGTGAGTGCCGAAATCAACCACAGCAACCGTTCGGCCACAGCGGCGGGTGAACCCTCGCCGGTCCTGACTGACCCCGCGTTCAGGGGCGGGAAAACTGCCCTGGCAACCACGGCAGCCACAGCCAGCGCAAGCAGTACCCAGGGCACTTGATACTTATCCAGCAACGGCTGATACAACCACGTATCGGATGGGAAGCCCAGGGCGGGTCCAGCGGCAATCACTCCTGCCGTGACTGCAGCGATCCCAAAGTACTGCGCTCCCCGGGCACCAAAGGTGCGCCACGCGATCGCGGCTGTTACCGGAACGAATGCCAACTCCGCGAGGAGCACCCAACGGCCACCGCCGTCGTAGTCTTCTGCGAGGAAGTAGGCCAGTGGGAGTAGTAGCTGTGCACTTGGAACGGCCCAAACCATTGCCTTCTGGAAGGGGTCATCGCTGTGCCGCCCCTGGAGAAAGGACTGCAGAAGGAACTGCACCGGCAACTGCAGGATAAGGATCAGCGCGACGGTGACAGATGTAGCCGCAGCCGACTCCGTGAAGTCGGCCACCACAAGTGTGACCAAGGCCCCGGAGAGAATGCGCACAGCCAACAGGTAGCCACCACGGGCGAGGCGTTGACCGGTGACAGCAACCATGAAGCCGCTATATGCCGTAAAGATGCCCAGCAGGAGTTCCAGATCCCTGACATTTCCAAGCCGGAGGGCGAGCAGCAGAACCATTGCCGCAGGAGCGAACAACCATCCCGGTTTGTGCGCTCGAAGCGCGGTACTCACGGCCACGGCCGCCAGTGCCGCCAGCGTGGCAGCGGCACCTGGTTGCCAGCCCTCGCGACCCCCCGGAACCCCATCCATGGTGAGGAACATACTGCACAGGACCATGGCGGCAAGCACCACTCCAGCATCAATAATGGCCGGGCGTGGGAACTTCGCAACATAACCCGCACGCAGAGGCAGGATCAGCTGTAGGGCGAGAACGACTGTGACAGTCAGTCCGACGCCAACCGCTTCACCGGCAATCCGGAATCCGGCATCCTTCGTTGTGTCGTAGTAGGCCGAGGCAGCCAACAGGGTTCCTGCAGCGCGCGCCAACCACCAGTAGCTTTGCCTATGCAAGGAAGCGGGCAGCCGGAGGGCTGTGGCGCAGAAGTAGGTGACAGCCGCCAAGAGAACAACGTTACCCAGAGTCCGCGACACAGCAACCACAGCCACGATGCCTGCCACCGTAGCGGCGGTCGGAGCAAGGAACTCCCCCATGGTCGGACGCCAGGTCAGCACGCCACCACCTGCGGGGCCGGAACCACTGCTGCCCTTACCCTGGGGGAACAGCAACCAGCCGGACACCAAACCTGCGGCAACCACCACCCCCACAGCAACCGCCACAATGGGCCGCCCGGGTGCGGCATCGAAAAGAGGCAAAGCAAGAAGTCCTGCCATCGCCACACCGCCGAACCCCGCCGTGGACGCCTGTGCTCCCACGGTGCGGACACCGTTGCCCTCAAGCAAGGCACTCACCAGCTGCTGTACGGCACACGCCGCCACGAAAGCGAACAACGTGTAGGCAGACCTGTCCGGATGGTCGGTGAAGACGCCCGCAGCCGACACCGTTACAGCCAGCGTCAGGGCGACCCGCCCAGCCAGGACGTAGACATGTCGAAGTGGCCCTGGCCTGATGGCTCCCAGAAGGAACCAGTACAGGCCGGCGACAGCGAGCAGCACGGTCACAGGCCACGCACCCAGCAACCCAACGAACGGTATTGCCACAACAAGTACGGCGGCCGGTGCGAACTCTGCCCCCTGGCCCAGCTTCCACCCCACCACCATGGAAGTCGATATCGCGATGAAGAGCGGCAGGAACTCCGGCAGCTGGAAGTTTCCCATGCCAAGCATGACCATGAGCACAACCGAGGCAACAATTTGCAGCCCGAGGCACCAGACGGCGTCGTACCACCACGTACGTGGAACCAGGCGTTTTCCGCCGAATGCGACTCCAACCGATTGGAGACCCAGACAGATGATTCCTGCCAGCAGCACGTGGCTTGAATCCGCAGATACATCCCACACAAAACCCAACACAGCCAAGGTGGAGGCGGCGCGGGCGAAATAGAAGTTCAGCAAACGGTGCTGGCCTGACCTCACAAGCAGCATCACCGCAAAGTACAGCGCGCACATCACCATGACCATGGGGTACTCCCCCTTGGCCAGGAAGCTGGGCGTCATGGTTACCGCGAGCCCCACGAACGGCACTACAAAGGGATGCAGCACCACCAAAGGACGCACATAGAGCGGAGGGATCCAACGGGGGTGAACCAGTGCAGCCAGTGTGAAGAGAATGGCAACGCCAATGAGCGCCGTAAAGTACCAGACCAGGGCCCCGCCTAGCACTGATACTCCGGACCACGCCGTGGAAACCACGAAGGTAAGTGACAGCAACGCCAGCACCTTGTTATCGAGGCGCAGAGCAGCGTAAACGTAGGCAGCAGTTCCCAGCAATGAAGTGATCAGCCATGCCATGGGGCCGTCATGGAGGGCAAAGTTGTACATGGCCAAACCTGTAACCGGGACCAGGGCCAGCCCTGTTCCCGTAAAGGCCATGGCTGCCGGGCGAAGCCGCGGCACCCTTCGCTGGATGATGAGTCCTGAAGCATAGAACAAGATGGTGATCGCCCAAATAGCCACAAACCGAAAAACCCCAGGAAGACTGGTTCCAACAAACAGGGCGCCGGCGGCAACAAGCAACAGACTCGCGACGTACAGGGTGATGTTGATGTTTTGGCGGTCGCGCTTCTCCTTTCTCGCCGCTACCGTTTCCGGGCTCTCACGCGGGGTGAGCGTCGGCTGGAATTGCCACTGTTGTGGCGTAGGAGCAAAACTTGGCTCGGGCACAGGCCCGCGACTGTACGACAGCGGAACCCGGGGTGGCGCAGTACTTCCCACGGTCTGCTGAAAGGCAGGAGGCAGGAGCACGGGCTGGAACGGCGTCGGCTGCAATATTGCAGGCGGTTGCAGCACCGTCCTCGGTTGTTGGACTGTCGCCGGCTGCTGTACTGTCGCTGGTTGCTGCGGTGCCGCCGGTTGCTCCCGCACTGCAGGCCGCTGGCTTTGCCCCCGCGCGTCCTCCCAACCTGCCAAATGGCCGGCGAGATACCCCGCACGGTAAGTGGCGGCGTCGTCGGCTCTGACAGCCGGCGTCGAACGGGCGGCCTCCCGTCGGCCCCGCACCAAACCCAGCGCATAACCAATGACACCAATAACGACCAAAAGCAGCAGTACAAGGCCCGTCGTCAAGAATCCCAGCATGGAAGCTCCTACGGTGAAGCCGGGCGCAAGGCCTGCACGGCATTAATCCAATCGATAGATTAATCATAGCAAAGAAGAACCCCACGGCAAAAGCGGTGGGGTTCTTCTTTGGCTTGCTACCGACCAGGCGGGAAGTTTGCCGATCTACAAGTAGAAACTACTTGATGATCTTGGTAACACGTCCCGAACCAACGGTGCGGCCGCCTTCGCGGATAGCGAAGCCGAGGCCCTCTTCCATAGCGATCGGCTGGATGAGCTCAACGGTCATCTCAGTGTTGTCGCCAGGCATAACCATTTCCGTGCCTTCCGGCAGGGTGATAACGCCGGTTACGTCCGTGGTACGGAAGTAGAACTGCGGGCGGTAGTTCGAGTAGAACGGGTTGTGACGTCCGCCTTCGTCCTTGGAAAGGATGTAGACGTTGGCCTCGAAGTCGGTGTGCGGGGTGATGGAACCCGGCTTGACGACAACCTGGCCACGCTCGACGTCGTCGCGCTTGAGACCGCGGAGCAGGAGGCCACAGTTCTCGCCGGCCCATGCTTCGTCGAGCTGCTTGTGGAACATCTCGATACCGGTAACCGTGGTCTTCTGGACCGGGCGGATACCGACGATCTCGACCTCGGAGTTGATGGCGAGGGTTCCACGCTCGGCGCGGCCCGTAACAACGGTGCCACGACCGGTGATGGTGAAGACGTCTTCGATCGGCATCAGGAACGGCTTGTCGCGGTCACGTACGGGGTCCGGAACGGACTCGTCGACAGCTGCCATCAGGTCCTGGACGGACTTGACCCAAACCGGGTCGCCTTCCAGAGCCTTCAGACCGGAAACGCGAACAACCGGAGCTTCATCGCCATCGAAGCCCTGCGAGCTCAGGAGCTCACGAACTTCCATTTCGACGAGGTCGAGGAGTTCTTCGTCATCAACCATGTCCGACTTGTTCAGTGCGACCAGCAGGTAGGGAACACCAACCTGGCGGGCGAGCAGAACGTGCTCGCGGGTCTGGGCCATCGGACCATCGGTTGCGGCAACCACGAGGATTGCGCCGTCCATCTGGGCAGCACCGGTGATCATGTTCTTGATGTAGTCAGCGTGACCGGGGGCGTCAACGTGTGCGTAGTGACGCTTCTCGGTCTGGTACTCCACGTGGGAGATGTTGATGGTAATACCGCGCTGGCGCTCTTCCGGAGCAGAGTCGATGGACGCGAAGTCGCGCTGCTCGTTGATGTCCGGGTACTGGTCGTACAGCACCTTGGAAATGGCGGCAGTCAGCGTCGTCTTACCGTGGTCAACGTGACCAATGGTGCCGATGTTGACGTGCGGCTTAGTCCGCTCGAACTTTGCCTTTGCCACAGGTTCCTCCTAGAACGATTTCAAGTGAAGTGCTCCTCGGCCGCGCTTTTCGCGGCAGAAACTTTAGCAAGTCTACTTGGGGGCTTGGTTTTGGTGAAATTGCAGATTCAGGAACCAATACTAGTTCCTAGAGCCTGTTCGCGCAGGGGCCGGGCCACGGCTTTCGCCGCAGCCCCGCCTCACACGCTAAGATGCCCTCCCGGAATCGGAATAGCATCCGTTGCCGGGAGATTACTCTCCGCGGGTTTTCTGGATGATCTCGTCGGCTACAGCCTTCGGGACCTCCGCGTAGCTGTTGAACGTCATGGAGTACACGGCACGACCCTGCGTCTTGGAACGGAGGTCGCCAATGTAACCGAACATGCCGGACAGCGGAACGTGTGCACGGATAACCTTCACACCTGCTGCGTCCTCCATGGACTGCATCTGGCCACGGCGGGCGTTCAGGTCACCAATAACATCACCCATGTATTCCTCAGGTGTGCGGACCTCAACATCCATCAGCGGTTCGAGCAGAACAGGGTTCGCCTTGCGTGCAGCTTCCTTGAAAGCCATACGGCCGGCGATCTTGAACGCCATTTCCGAAGAGTCAACATCGTGGGACGCGCCATCAATCAGCGTGGCCTTGATGCCGACAACCGGGTAGCCGGCCAGGACGCCGTCGTTCAGTGCATCCTGGATACCAGCGTCAACGGACGGGATGTATTCGCGCGGAACGCGGCCACCGGTGACCTTGTTCTCGAACTCGTACAGCTCGCCGGAAGAGGTGTCCATCGGCTCGATCGCGATCTGGATCTTTGCGAACTGACCCGAACCACCGGTCTGCTTCTTGTGCGTGTAGTCGTGACGCTCTACGGCGCGCTTGATGGTTTCGCGGTAAGCAACCTGCGGCTTGCCAACGTTTGCCTCAACCTTGAATTCGCGGCGCATGCGGTCCACCAGGATGTCCAGGTGGAGCTCGCCCATGCCGGCGATGATGGTCTGGCCCGTGTCTTCGTTGAGGGAGACCTGGAAGGTCGGGTCCTCAGCGGAGAGCTTCTGGATGGCCGTGGAGAGCTTCTCCTGGTCACCCTTGGTGTTGGGCTCGATGGCAACCGAGATCACGGGCTCCGGGAAGCTCATGGACTCGAGGACGATCTGCTGGTTGGCATCACACAGGGTATCGCCCGTTGTGGTGTCCTTCAGACCGATGGCTGCGTAGATGTGGCCGGCGGTAGCGCCCTCAACGGGCATTTCCTTGTTGGCGTGCATCTGGAACAGCTTGCCGATGCGTTCCTTCTTGCCCTTGGTGGAGTTGACCACCTGGGCGCCGGCCTCGACGTGACCGGAGTACACGCGGATGAAGGTCAGCTGACCGAAGAACGGGTGCGCCGCAATCTTGAAGGCGAGGGCCGAGAACGGCTCGTCTGCAGAGGGCTTGCGGGTGAGTTCCTTCTCTTCGTCGCGGGGATCGTGACCGATCATCGCGGGGACGTCGAGCGGGTTCGGCAGGAAGTCGACAACAGCGTCAAGCATCGGCTGTACGCCGCGGTTCTTGAAGGCAGAGCCACAGAACACGGGGTAGAGCTCGGAGTTGATGGTCATCTTGCGGATGCCGGCCTTCAGTTCCTCAAGGGTGAGTTCTTCACCTTCGAGGTACTTCTCCATGAGCTCTTCGGATGCTTCCGCAACGGTCTCTACGAGCTGTGCACGGTACTCTTCAGCCTTGGCCTGGAGGTCCGCCGGAATTTCCTGCACTTCGTAGGAAGCGCCCATGGTGACGTCACCCTTTGCGTCGCCAGGCCAAACCAGGGCACGCATTTCGAGGAGGTCAACCACGCCGATGAAGTCGTTCTCAGCGCCGATCGGGAGCTGCATGACCAGCGGCTTGGCACCAAGGCGGGAAATGATGGTGTCAACGGTGAAGTAGAAGTCCGCACCCAGCTTGTCCATCTTGTTGACGAAGCAGATACGCGGAACGTTGTACTTGTCAGCCTGGCGCCAAACAGTCTCGGACTGCGGCTCCACGCCTTCCTTGCCGTCGAACACAGCGACAGCACCGTCGAGGACGCGCAGGGAGCGCTCAACCTCAACCGTGAAGTCCACGTGGCCCGGGGTGTCGATGATGTTGATCTGGTTCTGGTTCCAGAAGCAAGTCACGGCGGCAGACGTGATGGTGATGCCGCGTTCCTTTTCCTGTTCCATCCAGTCGGTCGTCGAGGCGCCGTCGTGCGTCTCGCCGATCTTGTGGTTCACACCCGTGTAGAACAGGATGCGCTCGGTAGTGGTGGTCTTGCCGGCATCGATGTGGGCCATGATGCCGATATTGCGGACCTTGTTAAGGTCGGTAAGCACGTCCTGTGCCACGGGGTCTCCCTTTCGGATGGACTACACGTTCGCCGCCGGCTCGGTTGAGCCGACGGCGCCCGGGAGGATTTACCAGCGGTAGTGTGCGAAGGCCTTGTTGGACTCGGCCATCTTGTGGGTGTCTTCGCGACGCTTGACAGCGGCACCGAGACCGTTCGAGGCATCCAGGATTTCGTTCTGGAGACGCTCGGTCATGGTCTTCTCGCGGCGGGCCTTGGAGTAGCCCACGAGCCAACGCAGGGCGAGGGCGGTGGAGCGACCCGGCTTGACCTCAACCGGAACCTGGTAGGTGGCGCCACCAACACGGCGTGAACGCACCTCGAGGGAAGGCTTGACGTTGTCCATGGCCTTCTTGAGGGCAGCAACGGGGTCGCCGCCGGACTTGGCACGTGCACCTTCGAGGGCGCCGTAAACGATGCGCTCTGCGGTGGACTTCTTGCCGTCAACCAGAACCTTGTTGATCAGCTGAGTGACCAACGGGGAGCCGTAAACGGGATCGGAAACTAGCGGCCGCTTCGGGGCCGGACCCTTGCGAGGCATATTACTTCTTCTCCATCTTTGCGCCGTAACGGCTGCGGGCCTGCTTGCGGTTCTTGACACCCTGGGTGTCGAGTGCGCCGCGGACGATCTTGTAGCGGACACCCGGAAGGTCCTTCACACGACCACCACGGACGAGCACGATGGAGTGCTCCTGGAGGTTGTGGCCAACGCCGGGGATGTAAGCGGTAACTTCAACGCCACCGTTGAGGCGCACACGTGCCACCTTACGAAGAGCCGAGTTCGGCTTCTTGGGGGTGGTGGTGTAGACGCGGGTGCAAACACCGCGGCGCATCGGGCTGCCCTTCAGCGCGGGAGCCTTGGTCTTGGAGACCTTAGGCGTGCGGCCCTTGCGGACCAGCTGGTTAATCGTAGGCACTTTCGTGTTCTCCGTTGTTTGATCTCTGCCCCCACACATAGGCGCCAGCCAGTGTAAACGTGGGAACTTTGGCGTTGCTCATGCGGCCGGCCGAAACATCCGGTAGGCGTGCAAAAGTGCGGCATTCGTTGCGCATGTTGCCCGCAACCCGGAAACAGGCTCCACCCAGCACCATGAGAACAAAACCAAAATGATGCTGCGGCGGCCTTCATCCACTGCCACACAGAACAATTACCAAAATTCTAGCACGGCTTGATCTGAGGCCTTAATCGGGTGTATGGCGTCCCGTTAACGGGATGGGCCCCGCACTCAAGAGTGCGGGGCCCATCCTTCAGCCATTAACTACTGCTGGTTTCAGCGGAAGTCGTTGCCGAGATCGTAGTCATCCAGCGGGATGGCGTGGAACTCGGGAGCACCGTCGCCGCCCAGGGCGTCATAGGAGAAGTCCGTGAAAGCGCTGGGGCCCGTGAACAGGCTTGCCTTGGCTTCCTCGGTCGGCTCAACCGTGACCTCCGTGTAACGGGGCAGGCCCGTACCGGCCGGGATGAGCTTACCGATGATGACGTTCTCCTTGAGGCCGAGCAGAGGATCGCTCTTGCCTTCCATGGCCGCCTGCGTCAGGACGCGGGTGGTTTCCTGGAAGGAAGCGGCCGACAGCCAGGACTCGGTTGCCAGGGACGCCTTGGTGATACCCATGAGTTCCGGACGACCCGAAGCCGGGGACTTGCCCTCGGACACGACGCGGCGGTTCTCGTCTTCGAAGCGGGAGCGCTCTGCAAGCTCACCAGGGAGCAGGTCGGAGTCGCCGGATTCGATGACGGTCACGCGGCGCAGCATCTGGCGGACGATAACCTCGACGTGCTTGTCGTGGATACCAATACCCTGGCTGCGGTAAACGCCCTGAACCTCGTCCACAAGGAACTTCTGTGCGGCACGGGGACCCATGATGCGCAGAACCTGCTTCGGGTCCACAGGACCGTTGATCAGCTTCTGGCCGACGCTGACGTGCTCGCCATCCTCGATGAGGAGACGGGAACGGCGCAGCACCGGGTAGGCAATCTCTTCGGAACCATCGTCCGGAGTGATGACCAGGCGCATCTGGCGCTCGGACTCTTCGATGGTGATGCGGCCGGCTGCTTCAGCAATCGGTGCGACACCCTTCGGAGTACGGGCTTCGAAGAGCTCCTGGATACGGGGCAGACCCTGGGTGATGTCGTCGCCACCACCGGCAGAAACGGCACCACCGGTGTGGAACGTACGCATGGTCAGCTGGGTACCGGGCTCACCGATGGACTGTGCGGCAATGATGCCCACGGCCTCACCGATGTCCACGGTCTTGCCAGTTGCCAGCGAACGGCCGTAGCAGAGTGCACAGGTGCCGACCTTGGACTCACAGGTGAGTACGGAACGGACCTTGACTTCAGTGATGCCTGCAGCCAGCAGCTGGTCGATAACGACGTCGCCGCAGTCGGTTCCACCGGCAGCCAGGACGTTGCCCTGGGCATCGACGACGTCGACGGCCAGCGTACGTGCGTAGGCGCTGTTCTCGACGTTCTCGTCCAGGACGAGCTCACCGTTGGAATCCGGCACGGCGATCGGCGTGAGCAGACCGCGTTCGGTACCGCAGTCCTCTTCACGGACGATGACGTCCTGCGAAACGTCCACCAGACGACGGGTCAGGTAACCCGAGTTGGCGGTACGGAGAGCGGTATCGGCCAGACCCTTACGTGCACCGTGCGTGGCGATGAAGTATTCCAACACCGACAGGCCCTCGCGGTAGGAGGACTTGATCGGGCGAGGGATGATCTCACCCTTCGGGTTGGCCACAAGACCACGGATACCCGCGATCTGGCGAACCTGCATCCAGTTACCACGTGCACCGGAGGACACCATGCGGTTGATGGTGTTCATCGGGGACAGACTGTCACGCATCGCCTGGGCGATCTCGTTGGTGGCCTTGTTCCAGATCTCGATCAGTTCCTGGCGACGCTCGTCGTCGTCGATCAGGCCCTTGTCGTACTGGCCCTGGATCTTGGCAGCCATGTTCTCGTAACCAGCCAGGATGGCGGGCTTGGAGGTCGGCACCTCGATGTCGGAGATAGCCACAGTAACGCCCGAGCGGGTTGCCCAGTAGAAACCGGCATCCTTCAGGTTGTCCAGCGTGGCAGCCGTGACAACCTTCGGGTAGCGCTCAGCGAGGTCGTTGACGATCCGGGACAGTTCGCCCTTGTCGGCAACAGCCTCAACCCACGGGTAATCCTCAGGCAGCGTCTGGTTGAAGATGACCTGGCCCAGGGAGGTCTGGACGAGAGCAGGCTGACCCGGCTCCCAACCTTCCGGAGCTTCCCAACCGGCGTAAGGCACGAAGTTGTCCAGACGGATCTTGACCTGGGAGTTCAGGTGCAGATCACGGGCGTCGTACGCCATGATGGCTTCCGAAACCGAGGAGAAGATGCGGCCTTCGCCGGCAGAGCCGACGCGCTTGGTGGTCAGGTGGTACAGGCCGATGATCATATCCTGCGAAGGCAGGGTAACCGGGCGGCCATCGGACGGCTTCAGGATGTTGTTCGAGGACAGCATCAGGATGCGGGCTTCGGCCTGGGCTTCCGGGCTCAGCGGCAGGTGCACTGCCATCTGGTCGCCGTCGAAGTCAGCGTTGAAGGCGCCACAAACCAGCGGGTGAAGCTGGATTGCCTTGCCTTCCACAAGCTGCGGTTCGAAGGCCTGGATGCCGAGGCGGTGAAGGGTAGGTGCACGGTTGAGCAGCACCGGGTGTTCGGTGATGATCTCTTCCAGCACGTCCCAAACCTGCGGACGGTAACGCTCGACCATGCGCTTTGCCGACTTGATGTTCTGTGCGTGGTTGAGGTCAACCAGGCGCTTCATCACGAACGGCTTGAAGAGCTCCAGCGCCATCTGCTTGGGCAGACCACACTGGTGCAGCTTCAGCTGCGGGCCAACGACGATGACCGAACGGCCGGAGTAGTCGACGCGCTTGCCGAGCAGGTTCTGGCGGAAACGACCCTGCTTGCCCTTGAGCATGTCGCTCAGGGACTTCAGCGGACGGTTGCCCGGACCCGTAACGGGGCGGCCACGACGACCGTTGTCGAAGAGGCTGTCAACAGCTTCCTGAAGCATGCGCTTCTCGTTGTTGACGATGATCTCCGGAGCGCCGAGGTCAAGCAGTCGCTTGAGTCGGTTGTTGCGGTTGATCACACGGCGGTAGAGGTCGTTGAGGTCGGAGGTCGCGAAGCGGCCACCATCCAGCTGGACCATCGGGCGCAGTTCCGGCGGGATCACCGGGACGGCGTCCAGAACCATGCCGAGGGGGCTGTTGTTGGTGGTCAGGAATGCGTTGACAACCTTCAGGCGCTTCAGGGCACGCGTCTTGCGCTGGCCCTTGCCGTTCTGGATGGTGTCGCGCAGCGACTCGGCTTCAGCCTGCATGTCAAAGGTCTCAAGACGCTTCTTGATGGCCTCGGCACCCATGGAGCCTTCGAAGTACATGCCGTAGCGGTCACGCAGTTCGCGGTACAGGCCCTCGTCACCCTCAAGGTCAGCGACCTTGAGGTTCTTGAAGCGGTCCCAGACCTGCTCAAGGCGCTCGATATCGGCGTCGGCACGCTTGCGGACGTTCGCCATCTGGCGGTCTGCGGAGTCGCGGGCCTTCTTCTTGTCGGCAGCCTTGGCACCTTCACCTTCAAGACGGGCAAGCTCGTCTTCAAGGTCGCGGGCGATCGTGGCGATGTCGCTGTCGCGGTTGTCCACGAGCTGCTTCTTCTCGAGGTCGTGCTCGACCTGGAGGTTCGGCAGTTCAGCGTGGCGGTTTTCCGTGTCAACGCTGGTGATCATGTAGGCAGCGAAGTAGATGACCTTCTCAAGGTCCTTCGGAGCCAGGTCCAACAGGTAGCCCAAGCGCGAGGGAACGCCCTTGAAGTACCAGATGTGGGTTACAGGCGCAGCCAGTTCGATGTGGCCCATGCGCTCACGGCGCACCTTGGCGCGGGTGACTTCAACGCCACAACGCTCACAGATGATGCCCTTGAAGCGGACGCGCTTGTACTTGCCGCAGTAGCATTCCCAGTCGCGGGAAGGACCGAAGATCTTCTCGCAGAAAAGACCGTCCTTCTCAGGCTTGAGGGTGCGGTAGTTGATGGTTTCCGGCTTCTTGACCTCACCGTAAGACCAGCCACGGATGTCTTCCGCGGTGGCGAGGCCGATCTGCATGAGGCCGAAGGAGGATTCGCTGGACATATGGTCCCTGTTCTCTCTTGTTCTCTAAATTCTGAAGTCTTGGTTACGGGAAGAGGGAGCTGTCCCGGTGGGCAGCTATTTACTGCTGCCCACCGGAACGGCTACTAGACCTCTTCTACGGAACTGGGCTCTGCACGAGACAGATCGATGCCCAGTTCTTCCGCAGCCGTGAAGACTGCGTCATCAGAGTCACGCATTTCGATCGTGGTTCCGTCGGTGGAAAGAACTTCCACGTTCAGGCACAACGACTGCATTTCCTTGATCAAGACCTTGAAGGACTCGGGAACGCCAGGCTCAGGGATGTTCTCGCCCTTGACGATGGCTTCGTAGACCTTCACACGACCATGGATGTCATCGGACTTGATCGTGAGGAGTTCCTGAAGCGTGTAGGCAGCGCCGTAAGCTTCAAGCGCCCACACTTCCATTTCACCGAAGCGCTGGCCACCGAACTGTGCCTTACCACCCAGCGGCTGCTGCGTGATCATGGAGTACGGGCCGGTGGAACGCGCGTGGATCTTGTCGTCCACCAGGTGGTGGAGCTTCAGGATGTACATGTAACCGACGGAGATCGGGTCCGGGAACGGCTCGCCGGAGCGGCCATCGAACAGACGGGTCTTGCCGGAGGAGTCGATCAGGCGGTCGCCATCGCGGGTCACGTTGGTGGAGTCAAGCAGGCCCGTGATTTCTTCTTCGCGGGCGCCATCGAACACCGGGGTGGCAACGGTGGTCTGGCCGGTTTCACGGGGCAGGTTGGGCAGGTTCTTGACCCACTCCGGCTCGCCTTCGATCTTCCAACCGGTCTTGGCAACCCAACCGAGGTGGGTTTCCAGGACCTGGCCAACGTTCATACGACCCGGAACACCAAGCGGGTTCAGGACGATGTCCACCGGGGTACCGTCTGCAAGGAAGGGCATGTCCTCGATCGGAAGGATCTTGGAGATAACACCCTTGTTGCCGTGACGGCCGGCGAGCTTGTCGCCGTCGGTGATCTTGCGCTTGGCTGCAACATAGACGCGGACCAGCTGGTTCACGCCCGGGGGCAGTTCGTCGTCGTTGTCGCGGTCGAAGACGCGGACGCCGATGACCGTACCGGACTCGCCGTGGGGAACCTTCAGGGAGGTGTCGCGGACTTCGCGGGACTTCTCACCGAAGATGGCGCGGAGAAGACGCTCTTCCGGAGTCAGTTCGGTTTCACCCTTGGGTGTGACCTTTCCGACCAGGATGTCTCCTGCTTCAACCTCTGCACCGATGTGGATGATGCCGCGTTCGTCCAGGCCTGCCAGGACTTCCTCCGACACGTTGGGGATGTCACGGGTGATTTCCTCGGCACCAAGCTTGGTGTCGCGGGCATCGATCTCGTGCTCCTCGATGTGGATGGAGGAAAGAACGTCCTCAGCAACAATGCGCTGGGACAGGATGATGGCGTCCTCGAAGTTGTGGCCTTCCCATGACATGAAT
Coding sequences:
- a CDS encoding DNA-directed RNA polymerase subunit beta'; translated protein: MSSESSFGLMQIGLATAEDIRGWSYGEVKKPETINYRTLKPEKDGLFCEKIFGPSRDWECYCGKYKRVRFKGIICERCGVEVTRAKVRRERMGHIELAAPVTHIWYFKGVPSRLGYLLDLAPKDLEKVIYFAAYMITSVDTENRHAELPNLQVEHDLEKKQLVDNRDSDIATIARDLEDELARLEGEGAKAADKKKARDSADRQMANVRKRADADIERLEQVWDRFKNLKVADLEGDEGLYRELRDRYGMYFEGSMGAEAIKKRLETFDMQAEAESLRDTIQNGKGQRKTRALKRLKVVNAFLTTNNSPLGMVLDAVPVIPPELRPMVQLDGGRFATSDLNDLYRRVINRNNRLKRLLDLGAPEIIVNNEKRMLQEAVDSLFDNGRRGRPVTGPGNRPLKSLSDMLKGKQGRFRQNLLGKRVDYSGRSVIVVGPQLKLHQCGLPKQMALELFKPFVMKRLVDLNHAQNIKSAKRMVERYRPQVWDVLEEIITEHPVLLNRAPTLHRLGIQAFEPQLVEGKAIQLHPLVCGAFNADFDGDQMAVHLPLSPEAQAEARILMLSSNNILKPSDGRPVTLPSQDMIIGLYHLTTKRVGSAGEGRIFSSVSEAIMAYDARDLHLNSQVKIRLDNFVPYAGWEAPEGWEPGQPALVQTSLGQVIFNQTLPEDYPWVEAVADKGELSRIVNDLAERYPKVVTAATLDNLKDAGFYWATRSGVTVAISDIEVPTSKPAILAGYENMAAKIQGQYDKGLIDDDERRQELIEIWNKATNEIAQAMRDSLSPMNTINRMVSSGARGNWMQVRQIAGIRGLVANPKGEIIPRPIKSSYREGLSVLEYFIATHGARKGLADTALRTANSGYLTRRLVDVSQDVIVREEDCGTERGLLTPIAVPDSNGELVLDENVENSAYARTLAVDVVDAQGNVLAAGGTDCGDVVIDQLLAAGITEVKVRSVLTCESKVGTCALCYGRSLATGKTVDIGEAVGIIAAQSIGEPGTQLTMRTFHTGGAVSAGGGDDITQGLPRIQELFEARTPKGVAPIAEAAGRITIEESERQMRLVITPDDGSEEIAYPVLRRSRLLIEDGEHVSVGQKLINGPVDPKQVLRIMGPRAAQKFLVDEVQGVYRSQGIGIHDKHVEVIVRQMLRRVTVIESGDSDLLPGELAERSRFEDENRRVVSEGKSPASGRPELMGITKASLATESWLSAASFQETTRVLTQAAMEGKSDPLLGLKENVIIGKLIPAGTGLPRYTEVTVEPTEEAKASLFTGPSAFTDFSYDALGGDGAPEFHAIPLDDYDLGNDFR